AGCGAGCGTATGCCTAGAGGGATCCTGAGTACGGCGGGACACGTGAAACCCCGTCGGAATCCGGCAGGACCATCTGCCAAGGCTAAATACTCCCTGGTGACCGATAGTGAAGCAGTACCGTGAGGGAAAGGTGAAAAGAACCGCGGGAGCGGAGTGAAAAAGAACCTGAAACCGTGTGCTTACAAGAAGTCAGAGCCCGTTAATGGGTGATGGCGTGCCTTTTGTAGAATGAACCGGCGAGTTACGTTTGCGTGCAAGGTTAAGGTGAGAAGCCGGAGCCATAGCGAAAGCGAGTCTGAATAGGGCGCTAAAGTACGTAGACGTAGACCCGAAACCGTGTGATCTACCCCTGTCCAGGGTGAAGGTGCGGTAACACGCACTGGAGGCCCGAACCCACGAATGTTGAAAAATTCGGGGATGAGGTGGGGGTAGGGGAGAAATTCCAATCGAACTCGGAGATAGCTGGTTCTCCCCGAAATAGCTTTAGGGCTAGCCTCGGGATTAGCGTAGCGGAGGTAAAGCACTGATTGGGTGCGGGGCCCGCCAAGGGTTACCAAGTCCAGTCAAACTCTGAATGCCGCATACGTATACCCGGGAGTCAGACAGTGAGTGCTAAGATCCATTGTCAAGAGGGAAACAGCCCAGATCATCAGCTAAGGTCCCCAAGTGTGTGTTAAGTGGGAAAGGATGTGGAGTTGCACAGACAACCAGGATGTTGGCTTAGAAGCAGCCACCATTTAAAGAGTGCGTAATAGCTCACTGGTCGAGTGACTCTGCGCCGAAAATGTAACGGGGCTAAACACACCACCGAAGCTATGGGTCAGCATCGTGTTCACTGCATCTTTGAGGTCTAGTTTAGACCCGAGACATACGCCAGATTCATCCTCTAAGGGATGTTCAAGGAATCTGGCTAAATGTCTCCAGGGGCTAAACCAATCTTCGAAGCTGAAGTGAACACGATGCGGGCAGTAGGGGAGCGTTGTATGCGGGTAGAAGCTAGATCGTGAGGACTGGTGGACTGCATACAAGTGAGAATGCCGGTATGAGTAACGAAAAGATCAGTGAGAATCTGATCCGCCGTAAGCCTAAGGGTTCCTGAGGAAGGCTCGTCCGCTCAGGGTAAGTCGGGACCTAAGGCGAGGCCGAAAGGCGTAGTCGAAGGACAACAGGTTGAAATTCCTGTACCACCGTGAACCGTTATGAGCAATGGGGTGACGCAGAAGGATAGTGACGCGGACTGATGGATGTCCGTCCAAGCAGCGAGGCTGGTTAGTAGGCAAATCCGCTAACCGTAAGGCTGAGCTGTGATGGGGAGGGAAATATAAGTACCGAAGGTCATGAGTTCAAGCTGCCAAGAAAAGCCTCTAGCCAGGGAGAAGGTGCCCGTACCGCAAACCGACACAGGTAGGCGAGCAGAGCATGCTAAGGCGCGCGGAAGAACTCTCGTTAAGGAACTCGGCAAAATGACCCCGTAACTTCGGGAGAAGGGGTGCCTCGGTAGGGTGAATAGCCCGAGGGGGCCGCAGTGAAAAGGCCCAAGCGACTGTTTAGCAAAAACACAGGTCTGTGCGAAGCCGCAAGGCGAAGTATACGGGCTGACGCCTGCCCGGTGCTGGAAGGTTAAGGGGAGCGGTTAGGAGCAATCCGAAGCTGTGAACCGAAGCCCCAGTAAACGGCGGCCGTAACTATAACGGTCCTAAGGTAGCGAAATTCCTTGTCAGGTAAATTCTGACCCGCACGAATGGCGTAACGACTTGGGCGCTGTCTCGACGAGAGATCCGGTGAAATTTTAATACCTGTGAAGATGCAGGTTACCCGCGACAAGACGGAAAGACCCCATGGAGCTTTACTGCAGCTTGATATTGGACTTTGGTACGATCTGTACAGGATAGGTGGGAGCCTGAGAAGCCGGAGCGCCAGCTTCGGTGGAGGCGCCGTTGGGATACCACCCTGATCGTATCGGAGTTCTAACCTGGTACCGTAATCCGGTATGGGGACAGTGTCAGGTGGGCAGTTTGACTGGGGCGGTCGCCTCCTAAAATGTAACGGAGGCGCCCTAAGGTTCCCTCAGAATGGTTGGAAATCATTCGCAGAGTGCAAAGGCATAAGGGAGCTTGACTGCGAGACAAACAGGTCGAGCAGGGACGAAAGTCGGGCTTAGTGATCCGGTGGTACCGTATGGAAGGGCCATCGCTCAACGGATAAAAGCTACCCTGGGGATAACAGGCTTATCTCCCCCAAGAGTCCACATCGACGGGGAGGTTTGGCACCTCGATGTCGGCTCATCGCATCCTGGGGCTGAAGTAGGTCCCAAGGGTTGGGCTGTTCGCCCATTAAAGCGGTACGCGAGCTGGGTTCAGAACGTCGTGAGACAGTTCGGTCCCTATCTGTCGCGGGCGTAGGAAATTTGAGAGGAGCTGTCCTTAGTACGAGAGGACCGGGATGGACGTACCGCTGGTGTACCAGTTGTTCCGCCAGGAGCACGGCTGGATAGCCAAGTACGGACGGGATAAGCGCTGAAAGCATCTAAGCGTGAAGCCCCCCTCAAGATGAGATTTCCCAGTATGTAAGACCCCTTGTAGACGACGAGGTTGATAGGTTCGGGGTGTAAGTGCGGTAACGTGTGTAGCTGACGAATACTAATCGGTCGAGGGCTTATCCTAAAAAATTATGGGATGTACATCTCATAAAGCTAATATAGAGCATCAGCGTGCTTGAGTTTCGTATCCAGTTTTCAAGGTGCAATAGCCTTGAGTTTTAAGCTGCATGTCCTTTTCAAGGTTGGATATTTTATTGTCGAATCTCGAAGAAGTGATGTCAGCATAAAAATCTAATGCTTTCGAAGTAGTTTTGCTTTGCAAAACTTTGAGGTTTGGTGATGATGGCGGAAGGGAACCACGCGTACCCATCCCGAACACGACCGTTAAGCCTTCCAGCGCCGATGGTACTTGGACCGCAGGGTCCCGGGAGAGTAGGACGTCGCCAAGCAAAAAAAAGAGTCTTTTTGGATAAAACCAAAAAGACTCTTTTTTGTATCTCATTCGAGCTATACCTCTGAAGCGAGTTGATGGACGTTATTTCGTCACCAGCTCAGTTCATGAAGCTTGTGAGCGTTCTAGCCTTTTGCAGCTAATGGGCTCGTTTGTGGAGACCAGTTTGTTAATTGATTCAGCTCATTAATAATGTCCTCCAGCTGCTTGGAGCTGGCCACCAGCTTATTAACCTGATCTTTCTGGAAGTTAATGTCCTTTGTCATATCAGACAGCTGACCGCTTGATTTCTCTGTAATCATAGATATGGACATAATCTTATGATAGATAGCGCTGAAGCTAGATTCAACATCATAGAAGAGCTCGTCAATTTCCTTCGTTTGAGTGGCAGCTTTAGACGTTTCGACCAATATGGTTTTGAATTTACCGCCTGCATCTTGACCGATGGATTTCCCTTGAAGGGCGGTTTTTTGCCCAATTCTAACTTGCTCCGTTACAAGCTCTGTCTGTTCCTGAATGAACTCGAGTATAGCCGTAATTTCGGCTGAGGATTGCTGGGAGCGGTTAGCCAGCTTGCGTATTTCGTGGGCGACAACCGCGAAGCCCGTTCCATGTTCACCTGCGCGAGCTGCTTCAATCGATGCATTAAGAGATAAGAGATTCGTCTGCTCGGAGATATCGCGAATGGTAGAGATCATGTGACTGATCTTATCATTTTGCTCGTCAAGCATTTCCAGAAGCTTAACAGTGCTCGTAATCATTTGAGCCAGCTCGTCGATTTCACTGAGCAATTGATTGACTTTGACATCGCCTTCATCGGTAACATTTGAGATTTCGACGGAAAGCTCACGAATGGTCTTGAATCGGTCTGCGACTAGCTGCACATTGTGATTGGTCGATTCAATGGATTGATTCGTTTCAATAATCTCCGTAGCCTGCCTGTTGAAGGCGCCAGACATAACCCCGAATCGATCCGCAATATGTGCGGAGGACTCGTCTGTTTTACGTACCGTATCTTGAAGCAAACTATAAAATTGGGTGAGGATTTCGAGCGATTTTTTAACTTGATGTAAAATTTCATTGCTCTTACGTTGATTGTCTTGAGCGAGCTTCTCGCTATTCAATACATCCTTAATAATCTTCCGTCCGATCAAGCAAACGGAGATGCCACTTAAGCCACACATTAGATACAGGCAGTTGATGACAATCAGGTCTATGAGCTCATACGTAAGAAAATAAGGATTGTACGTAAAGTGGATGGCCATACCAGCCATGCCGTACACGATAGAGAAGCACATGATTCTTGTGTGAAGATAGGGCAATGAAAATAACAACGTCATAAAAAAGGTCAGCCAAGCCATAGTTGAAGGAATGAACCAGATGACGATAAAGCTGAGTACAAAGGAAAACGCATTAAGTAAAAACTTGCCGACGGGCTTCTGATGGACGAGCCTGAAAAGGATATAGGTCATGACGCTCAAGGTGATCATCGTAATGTAGAAAGAAATGAACTGCTGCAGGTCCACCAGCTCAAGCATGTAGAAGATCACAAAGATAGGAAAGCAGCTCATGACCCCCATGCCGATCAGAGTGTAGGTCAGCAGCTTGGAGCTGAGACGTTCATAGATGTCGAGCAGCGTAGTTGGTACATTGGAACTGGCTATAGTGGCTGTGGTCATGAAGGACCTCCC
Above is a genomic segment from Paenibacillus sp. YYML68 containing:
- a CDS encoding methyl-accepting chemotaxis protein, coding for MTTATIASSNVPTTLLDIYERLSSKLLTYTLIGMGVMSCFPIFVIFYMLELVDLQQFISFYITMITLSVMTYILFRLVHQKPVGKFLLNAFSFVLSFIVIWFIPSTMAWLTFFMTLLFSLPYLHTRIMCFSIVYGMAGMAIHFTYNPYFLTYELIDLIVINCLYLMCGLSGISVCLIGRKIIKDVLNSEKLAQDNQRKSNEILHQVKKSLEILTQFYSLLQDTVRKTDESSAHIADRFGVMSGAFNRQATEIIETNQSIESTNHNVQLVADRFKTIRELSVEISNVTDEGDVKVNQLLSEIDELAQMITSTVKLLEMLDEQNDKISHMISTIRDISEQTNLLSLNASIEAARAGEHGTGFAVVAHEIRKLANRSQQSSAEITAILEFIQEQTELVTEQVRIGQKTALQGKSIGQDAGGKFKTILVETSKAATQTKEIDELFYDVESSFSAIYHKIMSISMITEKSSGQLSDMTKDINFQKDQVNKLVASSKQLEDIINELNQLTNWSPQTSPLAAKG